Proteins from one Brevibacillus humidisoli genomic window:
- a CDS encoding aspartate-semialdehyde dehydrogenase → MENQTNYTVAVVGATGAVGQQMISLLEERNFPVGKLKLLASGRSAGKTVRFRGEDVTIEEAKPESFAGVDYALFSAGGSVSKELAPHAVEHGAVVIDNTSAYRMDPQVPLVVPEVNMDAARQHKGIIANPNCSTIQMVCALKPLYDRYGIDRIIVSTYQAVSGAGASAIDELITQTRDVLDGKEPKANIMPVGKLPVHYPIAFNAIPQIDVFTENGFTFEEMKMVNETKKILGDEEVKVAATCVRLPIVKGHSESVYIELKDEYDLDEVFSLLGSAPGVVLVDSPSEQRYPLALDCAGKLEVFVGRIRRDLTHPRGLHMWVVSDNLLKGAAWNTVQIAEELIKDRQ, encoded by the coding sequence ATGGAGAACCAGACAAACTATACTGTAGCTGTTGTTGGAGCGACAGGTGCTGTAGGACAACAAATGATTTCCCTTTTGGAGGAGCGCAACTTTCCGGTAGGCAAGTTGAAACTGCTGGCTTCTGGGCGTTCGGCAGGGAAAACCGTTCGCTTCAGAGGAGAGGACGTGACCATTGAAGAGGCAAAGCCGGAGAGCTTTGCCGGTGTGGACTACGCTTTGTTCAGTGCTGGAGGATCAGTTAGTAAAGAGCTGGCTCCCCACGCGGTTGAGCATGGCGCGGTCGTTATCGATAACACTAGCGCATACCGGATGGACCCGCAGGTGCCGCTGGTCGTGCCGGAAGTGAACATGGATGCTGCCCGCCAGCATAAAGGGATTATTGCCAATCCCAACTGTTCCACCATTCAGATGGTTTGTGCGCTAAAGCCGTTGTATGACCGCTATGGCATTGACCGCATTATCGTTTCCACGTACCAAGCGGTATCCGGTGCCGGTGCGTCCGCCATCGACGAATTGATTACCCAGACGAGAGACGTTCTGGATGGCAAAGAACCAAAGGCAAACATCATGCCTGTAGGAAAGCTTCCTGTTCATTACCCGATTGCTTTTAATGCGATTCCGCAGATTGACGTATTCACAGAGAACGGCTTCACTTTTGAAGAAATGAAGATGGTGAACGAAACGAAGAAAATCCTGGGCGACGAAGAGGTCAAAGTGGCCGCTACCTGCGTCCGCCTTCCGATCGTCAAAGGCCACAGTGAATCAGTCTATATCGAATTAAAAGATGAGTACGATCTGGATGAAGTATTCTCACTGCTCGGCAGCGCACCAGGAGTGGTGCTTGTCGATTCCCCGTCCGAACAGCGTTACCCGTTGGCTCTCGACTGCGCAGGCAAGCTTGAAGTGTTTGTCGGACGCATCCGTCGTGATTTGACTCACCCACGCGGACTGCATATGTGGGTCGTTTCGGACAACTTGCTAAAGGGAGCTGCATGGAATACGGTGCAAATCGCGGAGGAACTGATCAAGGATAGACAGTAG
- a CDS encoding FtsK/SpoIIIE family DNA translocase produces MSRRKKSSKRSWASVVKTELMGLLVIALALIGLLESGWLGKQVLAFLFRFIAGSWDFAIPLLMIGVALHMMFTRRPPKLTPRIAGFLLLLLSILIWDHMLLYQMITAEGRFEQSIVRVTWDRLWAEQGQEVSTTSVAGGMLGALLFAISYQLVGGVGTGLLIGLFGLIGIMLVFNLSYVDVLVFVKNKVRGGYDKLKQSVKESVQLLHDESQKEKEGEETPAAEEAAALEQPPVAAIGPYSDESGSAEGEISPPVQPEEEPSINPVIRDFAERLIEEGEEMPAAAILSKEQQARSGASGKATRISAQSEHQDAGFSLSQQMDEQILPYEIPGLKMLSRPKAHPLGKDVDHTTNAAKLVNTLKSFGVNAIVSEVHRGPAVTRYEVQPATGVKVSRIVSLTDDLALALAAKDIRIEAPIPGKSAIGIEVPNTEVAVVTLREVLESSRYQDASAKLTVALGRDISGEPIVADLAKMPHLLVAGATGSGKSVCINGLIMSILFKAKPHEVKLMMIDPKMVELNVYNGIPHLLAPVVTDPRRASVALKKVVAEMERRYNLFAQNGSRNIEMYNQIVRDQAGGDDKQAPLPYIVVIVDELADLMMVAPGEVEDAICRLAQMARAAGIHLIIATQRPSVDVITGVIKANIPSRIAFGVSSMADSRTILDMGGAEKLLGRGDMLFLPMGASKPIRVQGAFVSDKEVEEVVRFVKEQQEARYQEEMIPEEASDEPQTVIDDELYDQAVQIVVEAQTASASLLQRRLRIGYTRAARLIDMMESQGVVGPYEGSKPREVKVPRPSQESNIS; encoded by the coding sequence ATGAGCAGAAGAAAGAAGTCGTCCAAACGATCATGGGCCTCGGTTGTGAAAACAGAACTCATGGGATTACTGGTTATTGCATTGGCTCTGATCGGACTGCTGGAAAGCGGTTGGTTGGGCAAACAGGTGTTGGCCTTTCTGTTTCGCTTTATCGCGGGCTCGTGGGACTTTGCCATTCCGTTGTTGATGATCGGTGTGGCGCTACATATGATGTTCACGCGCCGTCCGCCAAAACTGACGCCGCGGATCGCAGGCTTCCTGTTGTTGCTATTGTCTATTTTAATATGGGATCACATGCTGTTGTATCAGATGATCACTGCCGAAGGACGGTTTGAACAAAGCATTGTACGGGTTACGTGGGACAGGTTGTGGGCAGAGCAGGGCCAGGAGGTGTCGACGACTAGTGTAGCTGGCGGGATGCTGGGTGCGCTGCTCTTTGCCATCAGCTATCAACTGGTCGGAGGAGTCGGCACCGGGCTCCTGATCGGCTTGTTTGGACTGATCGGTATCATGCTTGTCTTTAACCTGTCTTACGTAGATGTGTTGGTCTTCGTAAAAAACAAAGTGCGCGGCGGATACGACAAACTGAAGCAGTCCGTCAAGGAATCGGTACAACTGCTGCATGATGAAAGCCAAAAAGAAAAAGAAGGGGAAGAGACTCCAGCTGCGGAGGAGGCGGCTGCTCTCGAACAGCCGCCCGTCGCGGCAATCGGGCCGTATTCGGATGAGAGCGGATCTGCTGAGGGAGAGATTTCGCCCCCCGTGCAGCCTGAAGAGGAACCGTCGATCAACCCAGTGATTCGCGATTTTGCCGAACGACTGATCGAAGAAGGGGAAGAGATGCCGGCCGCGGCCATTCTGTCAAAAGAACAGCAAGCCAGGAGCGGTGCATCCGGTAAGGCGACACGGATTTCCGCACAAAGTGAGCATCAGGATGCCGGCTTCTCCCTCTCACAGCAGATGGACGAACAGATCCTGCCGTACGAGATCCCCGGCTTGAAGATGCTCTCCAGACCAAAAGCTCATCCGCTGGGCAAGGATGTTGACCATACCACCAATGCTGCCAAGCTGGTAAACACGCTGAAAAGCTTCGGTGTAAATGCCATTGTCTCTGAAGTACATCGCGGTCCAGCGGTAACCCGCTACGAGGTACAACCGGCGACAGGCGTCAAGGTGAGCCGGATCGTCAGTCTAACCGACGACCTTGCCTTGGCTTTGGCAGCCAAAGACATTCGAATCGAAGCGCCCATACCGGGCAAATCGGCGATCGGGATTGAGGTGCCCAATACGGAAGTGGCCGTCGTGACACTCCGCGAGGTATTGGAATCGAGCCGTTACCAGGATGCGTCAGCAAAACTGACAGTGGCGCTGGGACGGGACATCTCTGGTGAACCCATCGTCGCCGATTTGGCCAAAATGCCGCACCTTTTGGTTGCAGGGGCGACCGGGAGCGGCAAGTCCGTCTGCATCAACGGGCTGATCATGAGTATCTTGTTTAAGGCAAAACCGCATGAAGTAAAACTGATGATGATCGATCCCAAGATGGTGGAGTTAAATGTGTACAACGGCATCCCCCATCTCTTGGCACCGGTTGTAACCGATCCGCGCCGGGCATCTGTGGCGCTGAAGAAAGTAGTGGCGGAGATGGAACGACGCTACAATCTATTCGCCCAAAACGGCAGCCGCAATATTGAAATGTACAATCAGATAGTCCGCGACCAGGCAGGAGGAGATGACAAACAGGCCCCGCTCCCCTACATCGTCGTCATTGTGGACGAGCTGGCCGACCTGATGATGGTGGCGCCAGGCGAAGTGGAGGATGCGATCTGCCGGTTGGCACAGATGGCCAGAGCAGCCGGCATTCATCTGATCATTGCAACGCAGCGCCCCTCCGTAGACGTGATCACCGGTGTGATCAAAGCCAACATTCCATCGCGAATTGCTTTTGGCGTCTCCTCGATGGCTGATTCACGGACAATTTTGGATATGGGTGGTGCAGAAAAGCTGCTGGGCAGAGGAGATATGCTCTTTTTGCCGATGGGTGCCTCCAAACCGATCCGCGTACAAGGGGCTTTCGTCTCGGACAAGGAAGTGGAAGAGGTGGTCCGCTTCGTCAAAGAGCAGCAGGAGGCGCGTTACCAGGAAGAGATGATTCCCGAAGAGGCAAGTGACGAACCACAGACGGTGATCGATGACGAGCTGTACGATCAAGCGGTCCAGATCGTCGTCGAAGCACAGACGGCATCTGCCTCCCTGCTGCAGCGTCGACTGCGCATCGGCTATACCCGGGCAGCCAGGTTGATCGATATGATGGAATCGCAAGGAGTTGTTGGGCCGTACGAAGGCAGCAAACCTCGAGAGGTGAAAGTGCCTCGCCCGTCACAGGAAAGCAACATCTCCTAA
- a CDS encoding YlzJ-like family protein, protein MIIHSVVPLELIFENYEQNGKQKLREIALGEGVKMLVEENGEYEGTVVRLISPNPQDYLNPRFAPGQKITFRPDIS, encoded by the coding sequence ATGATCATTCATTCCGTTGTTCCGCTAGAGTTGATATTTGAAAATTACGAACAAAACGGGAAGCAGAAGCTGAGGGAGATTGCCCTGGGTGAGGGAGTGAAGATGCTGGTCGAAGAGAACGGCGAGTACGAGGGAACCGTTGTCCGCCTGATCAGTCCCAACCCACAGGATTACCTCAATCCACGGTTTGCACCAGGTCAAAAAATCACCTTTCGTCCCGATATTTCGTAA
- a CDS encoding ClpP family protease, with protein sequence MPNTSVNDLLRRTALRNDQPPQTPSTPPQVSPPPSPGVSPTQPPGITPGQPPTGEDAKKNVLDTISQLGQTNVPQLESNIYCLSIIGQVEGHIQLPPQNKTTKYEHIIPQLVAAEQNPKVEGILCILNTVGGDVEAGLAIAEMIASLSKPIVTLVLGGGHSIGVPIAVAGDYSFITETATMTIHPIRLTGLVIGVPQTFEYLDKMQDRVVSFVSRNSKISEEQFRDLMLTTGQLTRDIGTNVIGADAVKYGLIDEVGGLGSALKKLNDLIEQVRSQQQVIQ encoded by the coding sequence ATGCCCAACACGTCAGTTAACGATTTGTTGCGGAGAACAGCACTACGAAACGACCAACCTCCGCAAACACCATCAACTCCGCCACAGGTGTCACCCCCCCCTTCACCAGGTGTGTCGCCTACCCAACCGCCAGGTATCACACCAGGACAACCGCCAACCGGGGAGGATGCCAAGAAAAACGTTCTTGATACGATCAGCCAGTTGGGTCAGACCAACGTACCCCAATTGGAGAGCAACATCTACTGCCTGTCAATCATCGGCCAGGTGGAAGGGCATATTCAGCTCCCGCCGCAAAACAAGACGACCAAATACGAACATATCATTCCACAGTTGGTCGCAGCAGAACAAAACCCCAAAGTGGAAGGGATTCTCTGCATCCTCAACACAGTAGGCGGGGACGTAGAGGCAGGTCTAGCCATAGCGGAAATGATCGCTTCCCTCTCCAAGCCGATCGTCACCCTTGTTCTGGGCGGCGGACACAGTATCGGCGTGCCGATCGCAGTTGCCGGCGATTATTCGTTCATCACCGAAACAGCGACGATGACGATTCATCCGATTCGGCTGACCGGTCTGGTGATCGGAGTCCCGCAAACCTTTGAGTATCTGGACAAGATGCAGGATCGTGTGGTGAGTTTCGTTTCCCGCAATTCCAAAATATCCGAAGAGCAGTTTCGGGATTTGATGTTGACTACAGGCCAGTTGACACGCGATATCGGGACCAATGTGATCGGAGCCGATGCTGTCAAATACGGTCTGATCGACGAAGTAGGCGGACTGGGCAGCGCCCTCAAGAAACTAAATGACTTGATAGAGCAGGTCCGCAGCCAACAGCAGGTGATACAATGA
- the dapA gene encoding 4-hydroxy-tetrahydrodipicolinate synthase — protein sequence MARFGRLVTAMVTPFDDALQIDLEKTERLIDHLLHTGTTALVVSGTTGESPTLSQEEKLTLLQHVVRYTNGRCPVIVGTGSNQTKGSIELTQEAEKVGADAIMLVTPYYNRPSQEGLYQHFKAVAESTSLPVMLYNVPGRTSVNMTAETTLRLAEIPNVVCVKEASGNLSQMAKIIEHAPEGFELYSGDDAITLPVLSIGGVGVVSVASHVVGSEMKDMIEAFTKGDHSQAASLHRKLLPVFEGLFAFPSPTPVKAGLEKQGVPVGGVRLPLIELNEQERDFIYSLLD from the coding sequence GTGGCACGTTTTGGACGACTGGTAACGGCAATGGTAACCCCATTTGACGATGCCTTGCAGATTGATTTGGAAAAGACCGAGCGGCTGATTGACCATCTCCTCCATACGGGAACAACAGCGCTCGTTGTCAGCGGGACGACAGGTGAGTCACCGACGCTGTCACAAGAGGAAAAACTAACCCTGTTGCAGCATGTCGTTCGCTATACAAATGGCCGCTGTCCGGTGATCGTCGGGACGGGGAGCAACCAGACCAAGGGCAGCATTGAATTGACGCAAGAAGCAGAGAAAGTTGGCGCGGATGCGATTATGCTCGTGACACCGTACTACAATCGTCCTTCTCAGGAAGGTTTGTATCAGCACTTTAAGGCTGTAGCGGAGTCAACATCGCTGCCGGTTATGCTCTACAACGTTCCCGGCCGGACGAGTGTCAATATGACGGCAGAGACCACACTGCGCCTGGCGGAAATTCCCAATGTCGTTTGTGTCAAGGAAGCCTCAGGAAACCTGTCGCAAATGGCGAAAATTATAGAACATGCTCCTGAAGGATTCGAACTGTATAGTGGAGATGACGCGATTACGCTGCCCGTTTTGTCTATCGGTGGTGTTGGCGTGGTGAGTGTTGCTAGCCATGTAGTTGGCAGCGAGATGAAGGATATGATTGAAGCTTTTACAAAAGGGGACCATTCTCAGGCAGCCTCATTGCATCGGAAACTGCTGCCGGTATTTGAAGGCCTGTTCGCTTTTCCAAGTCCGACACCGGTCAAGGCAGGACTGGAAAAGCAGGGCGTGCCGGTCGGTGGCGTCCGCCTGCCGCTGATTGAGCTGAACGAGCAGGAGCGCGACTTTATCTACTCACTGCTTGACTGA
- a CDS encoding YlmC/YmxH family sporulation protein, which translates to MRLSEFSGKEIIDFDNGERMGIIGHSDLEIDDRTGEITSIILPGGSFFGFGKRREDVVIPWKSILKIGPEMIIVDIGSTRQVSRR; encoded by the coding sequence ATGCGGCTAAGCGAGTTTTCCGGGAAAGAGATTATTGACTTTGACAATGGAGAACGGATGGGGATAATCGGCCATTCCGATTTGGAAATAGACGACCGTACCGGCGAAATCACTTCGATTATTTTGCCGGGCGGTTCGTTTTTTGGCTTTGGGAAGCGTCGAGAAGATGTGGTGATACCCTGGAAGTCGATCTTGAAAATCGGGCCTGAGATGATTATTGTCGATATCGGCAGTACCAGACAGGTCTCTCGACGGTAA
- the dpsA gene encoding dipicolinate synthase subunit DpsA: protein MLTGIHVAFIGGDARQLEVIKKCIQLDASVTLIGFDNLESTFSGATKKPLTCDVLKDVDALILPIVGTDDQGFVESVFCSKPLQLVEEHAVSLKKDCVVYTGMAKPYLRTLLIRQQITLVELLDRDDIAIYNSIPTVEGALMMAIQNTDITIHGSQVMVLGLGRVGMSLARSLHALGARVRVGAKRPEHMARIYEMGLTPFHISELKHQVTNVDILFNTIPHLVITAEVIAQMLQTALIIDLASKPGGTDFRYAERRGIKALLAPGLPGIVAPKTAGQIIANTLARLIAEQSGDREE from the coding sequence ATGCTAACGGGAATTCACGTTGCCTTTATCGGGGGTGACGCCCGACAGCTGGAAGTGATCAAGAAATGCATCCAGCTTGATGCCAGCGTCACGCTGATCGGTTTTGACAACCTGGAGAGCACCTTCAGCGGGGCAACAAAAAAACCATTAACATGCGATGTGTTGAAAGATGTGGATGCCCTGATCCTGCCTATTGTGGGTACTGACGATCAAGGTTTTGTGGAGAGCGTATTTTGTTCAAAACCACTCCAATTGGTAGAGGAGCACGCTGTTTCGCTAAAAAAGGATTGCGTCGTATATACGGGTATGGCCAAACCTTACTTGCGGACCCTACTCATCCGGCAGCAAATTACGCTGGTGGAGCTTTTGGACAGGGATGACATTGCGATCTACAATTCCATTCCCACCGTAGAAGGCGCTCTCATGATGGCGATCCAGAATACGGACATCACCATCCATGGTTCTCAGGTGATGGTGCTCGGACTTGGCCGGGTAGGGATGTCGCTGGCCCGCAGTCTGCATGCACTCGGAGCGCGGGTACGGGTAGGGGCAAAACGTCCGGAACACATGGCACGCATATATGAGATGGGACTTACCCCGTTTCACATTAGTGAACTGAAGCATCAAGTTACCAATGTAGACATTCTCTTCAATACCATTCCTCACCTAGTCATAACAGCAGAAGTGATTGCTCAGATGCTGCAGACCGCACTGATTATCGATCTCGCCTCCAAACCGGGGGGAACCGATTTTCGCTATGCGGAACGACGCGGCATCAAAGCTCTCCTGGCACCTGGGTTGCCCGGAATCGTTGCGCCGAAAACGGCCGGTCAGATTATTGCCAATACATTGGCCCGGCTAATTGCGGAACAATCCGGAGACCGGGAGGAATAA
- the dapG gene encoding aspartate kinase, whose product MRILVQKFGGSSLTTGECRQRAIHHIEKAHAEGYALVVVVSAMGRKGDPYATDTLLQMVRENGNQLPPREADLLLHTGEIISAAMMCSMLQARGIKATILTGGQANIITSDDHTNAHIYTIDPNRIKQELERGSVVIVPGFQGRTVDWEITTLGRGGSDTTATALGVALGAEMVDIFTDVNGIMTADPRIVEEAQPLTSVTYTEICNMAHLGAKVIHPRAVEIAMQTNVPIRVRSTFSDEPGTLVTSIQQAGRIHGQINDRLVIGIANVENLTQIKVLAKEGQYDTQLQVFKAMANHGISVDFINVNPRGVAYTVHDRMAERASGILKEMGYEPQLLRECAKVSVIGAGIAGVPGVMAQIVEALTCDDVPILQSADSHTTIWVLVHQSDMVKAVRALHRQFQLHKSEH is encoded by the coding sequence ATGAGAATTCTCGTCCAGAAGTTCGGCGGCTCCTCCCTGACCACGGGAGAGTGCCGCCAGCGAGCGATCCACCATATTGAAAAGGCGCATGCCGAAGGATATGCGCTGGTTGTTGTCGTATCAGCGATGGGGAGAAAAGGCGATCCCTATGCAACCGACACCCTGCTGCAGATGGTCCGCGAAAACGGAAATCAACTCCCCCCACGTGAAGCCGACTTGCTTCTCCATACAGGCGAGATCATTTCGGCAGCCATGATGTGCAGCATGCTGCAGGCTCGTGGAATCAAAGCCACCATTCTGACAGGTGGTCAGGCGAATATCATCACTTCTGACGACCATACCAACGCGCATATTTACACGATTGATCCCAACCGCATCAAGCAGGAGTTGGAGCGGGGATCCGTGGTGATCGTCCCTGGTTTTCAGGGAAGAACAGTAGACTGGGAGATTACAACTCTTGGCAGAGGGGGAAGCGATACGACCGCAACCGCTCTCGGCGTTGCGCTTGGCGCTGAAATGGTTGACATCTTTACCGACGTGAACGGCATTATGACCGCAGACCCTCGCATCGTGGAAGAAGCACAGCCGCTTACTTCTGTTACCTATACAGAGATTTGCAACATGGCTCATCTCGGAGCCAAAGTGATTCATCCGCGGGCAGTTGAGATTGCCATGCAGACCAACGTTCCCATCCGGGTTCGCTCCACGTTTTCGGATGAGCCCGGCACCCTGGTGACATCGATCCAACAGGCGGGACGGATTCATGGTCAGATTAACGATCGTCTTGTGATCGGGATTGCCAACGTGGAGAACCTCACACAGATAAAGGTTTTGGCTAAGGAAGGACAATACGATACACAGCTGCAGGTATTCAAGGCGATGGCCAATCACGGAATCAGCGTTGATTTTATCAATGTGAATCCACGCGGTGTCGCCTACACGGTTCATGATCGGATGGCTGAGCGTGCGTCGGGCATTCTAAAAGAGATGGGATATGAACCGCAATTACTGAGAGAGTGCGCCAAGGTTTCTGTAATCGGTGCCGGTATCGCAGGCGTACCGGGCGTAATGGCGCAGATTGTCGAGGCCTTGACTTGCGATGACGTGCCCATTCTGCAGTCTGCTGATTCCCATACGACCATCTGGGTACTAGTTCATCAGTCAGACATGGTGAAAGCTGTTCGCGCCTTACATCGGCAATTCCAACTTCATAAGAGTGAACATTGA
- a CDS encoding dipicolinate synthase subunit B, protein MSHLSGKTIGFGLTGSHCTFEETMPQIKRLVDAGARVIPVITHTILSTDTRFGTSEGWQKQLAEITGEKIISTIPEAEPLGPSKLLDVMVIAPCTGNSTSRLANAITDSPVLMAAKATLRNLRPVVIAISTNDGLGLNSMNIAKLLATKNIYFVPFGQDAPDKKPNSLVARMDLIKETCEAALEGRQLQPLLIERFQY, encoded by the coding sequence ATGAGCCACTTGAGTGGAAAAACGATCGGTTTTGGTTTGACCGGTTCACACTGTACGTTTGAGGAGACGATGCCGCAAATCAAGCGGTTGGTTGATGCAGGCGCCAGAGTCATACCGGTGATTACGCACACGATCCTATCGACCGACACCAGGTTCGGTACCTCAGAGGGATGGCAGAAGCAGTTGGCAGAGATCACGGGTGAGAAAATTATCTCCACGATCCCGGAAGCGGAGCCGCTGGGACCATCCAAACTGCTTGATGTGATGGTCATTGCTCCCTGCACTGGCAATTCGACGAGCCGCCTGGCCAATGCGATAACGGATAGTCCTGTCTTGATGGCAGCCAAAGCAACGCTGCGCAATCTGCGGCCTGTCGTCATCGCCATCTCGACCAATGATGGACTGGGTCTAAACAGTATGAATATTGCCAAGCTGTTGGCGACCAAGAACATCTATTTTGTTCCATTTGGACAGGACGCGCCAGACAAAAAACCGAATTCACTGGTAGCTCGGATGGATCTGATCAAGGAGACGTGCGAAGCAGCGCTGGAAGGTCGACAGCTGCAGCCCCTGCTGATTGAACGATTTCAATATTAA
- the dut gene encoding dUTP diphosphatase, which translates to MTLHVKIKPLSPLIGSELPLPRYATPGSAGLDLAACIDQEIVIEPGQRAKVPTGLAFQMPDAGVVGLVFPRSGNAWKYGVSLTNCVGVIDSDYTGEIQVILQNLDSEQPFVVKRGDRIAQLVFVPVFQAQLTVVDELTETKRGAGGFGSTGTI; encoded by the coding sequence CCCCGCTGATTGGAAGCGAACTGCCGCTTCCCCGTTACGCCACCCCGGGGTCGGCAGGACTTGACTTGGCCGCCTGCATCGATCAGGAAATCGTCATCGAGCCGGGACAGCGGGCAAAGGTGCCGACCGGGCTTGCCTTTCAAATGCCAGATGCTGGCGTGGTGGGACTCGTCTTCCCACGTAGCGGAAACGCCTGGAAATACGGCGTATCCCTGACGAACTGCGTCGGCGTCATCGACAGTGACTATACAGGGGAAATACAGGTGATTCTGCAGAACTTGGACAGTGAACAGCCATTTGTCGTAAAGCGGGGCGATCGGATCGCACAGCTTGTATTTGTCCCCGTCTTTCAAGCTCAGTTGACGGTTGTTGATGAGTTGACCGAAACGAAACGGGGCGCCGGCGGCTTTGGTTCCACCGGCACGATCTAG
- a CDS encoding ribonuclease J, with protein MGKSNHSILIFALGGVGEIGKNMYVIQCDDDIVVIDAGLKFPEEEMLGIDMVIPDITYLEENRDKVRGIIITHGHEDHIGGLPYVLRHVNVPIYATKLTLGLIEAKLKESGLLGETKRHLITGDSEIRLGKLKASFFRTNHSIPDSVGVCLDTPEGAIVHTGDFKFDQTPVNNQTADIAKMAEIGAKGVLCLLSDSTNSERPGFTGSERSVGEAIKDVFSKATGRIIVSTFASNVHRVQQVFDAAYEYDRKVAIVGRSMVNVITISMELGYLNAPEGIIVEPDEVNKLPAEKVVILSTGSQGEPMSALTRMARSAHRKLDILPGDTVVIAATPIPGNEKYVARTIDQLYRIGAEVIYGGHGPTGTVHVSGHGSQEDLRLMLNLMKPKFFIPIHGEFRMLRMHGILAEQVGVPPENIFLLDNGDSVEISDGKARYGPKVHVGNVLIDGLGVGDVGNIVLRDRKLLSQDGILVVVVTLSKQNGTILSGPDIISRGFVYVRESEELLEEANRIVTQTLQKCVEENVNEWSSLKNNVKESLGRYLYDQTRRRPMILPIIMEV; from the coding sequence TTGGGCAAGTCCAATCATTCGATTCTCATTTTCGCTCTGGGCGGAGTAGGCGAAATTGGGAAGAACATGTACGTCATTCAATGCGACGACGACATCGTCGTTATTGATGCTGGATTAAAATTCCCAGAAGAGGAAATGCTGGGTATTGATATGGTTATTCCCGACATCACGTACCTGGAGGAAAACCGTGATAAAGTGCGCGGAATCATCATCACGCATGGTCACGAAGACCATATCGGCGGACTCCCATACGTGCTGCGCCACGTTAACGTGCCGATCTACGCAACGAAACTGACGCTTGGTTTAATCGAGGCCAAGCTAAAGGAAAGTGGCCTGCTCGGGGAAACGAAACGGCATTTGATCACCGGGGATTCGGAAATCCGGCTCGGCAAGCTGAAAGCGAGTTTCTTTCGGACGAACCACAGCATACCCGATTCAGTCGGTGTCTGTTTAGATACACCGGAAGGGGCGATTGTTCATACAGGTGATTTCAAGTTCGATCAGACACCTGTGAACAATCAGACAGCCGATATTGCCAAAATGGCAGAGATCGGTGCCAAAGGCGTGCTTTGTCTGCTGTCAGACAGCACCAACTCCGAACGACCCGGCTTCACCGGATCGGAACGTTCCGTGGGGGAAGCAATCAAAGACGTATTTAGCAAAGCAACCGGACGTATCATCGTTTCGACGTTTGCGTCCAATGTTCACCGCGTCCAACAAGTATTTGACGCCGCATACGAATACGATCGCAAAGTAGCGATTGTCGGACGCAGCATGGTGAACGTAATTACGATCAGCATGGAACTTGGCTATCTTAACGCTCCCGAGGGCATCATCGTGGAGCCGGATGAAGTGAACAAGCTCCCTGCAGAAAAAGTAGTCATCCTGTCGACAGGAAGTCAAGGGGAGCCGATGTCCGCGCTTACCCGTATGGCCCGATCCGCCCATCGGAAACTGGACATCCTGCCGGGAGATACTGTAGTGATAGCGGCGACACCTATTCCAGGCAACGAGAAATACGTAGCCCGTACAATCGACCAACTGTACCGGATAGGGGCAGAGGTCATCTACGGTGGACATGGTCCAACTGGCACGGTACACGTGTCAGGGCACGGCAGTCAGGAAGATCTTCGCTTGATGCTGAACCTGATGAAGCCGAAGTTTTTTATCCCGATTCACGGTGAGTTCCGGATGCTCAGGATGCACGGCATCCTGGCCGAACAGGTAGGTGTCCCGCCGGAGAACATCTTCCTGCTGGACAACGGAGACAGCGTGGAGATTTCCGATGGGAAGGCTCGATATGGCCCGAAAGTGCATGTGGGCAATGTCCTGATCGACGGCCTTGGTGTCGGTGATGTTGGCAATATCGTGCTCCGCGATCGAAAATTACTTTCACAAGATGGAATTCTGGTAGTTGTCGTTACACTTAGCAAGCAAAACGGTACGATTTTGTCCGGACCAGACATTATCTCCAGAGGCTTCGTCTATGTACGGGAATCAGAAGAATTGCTGGAGGAGGCAAATCGCATCGTGACCCAAACACTTCAAAAATGTGTCGAAGAAAACGTCAATGAATGGTCATCCTTGAAAAATAATGTGAAAGAATCGCTGGGCCGTTATCTGTACGATCAGACTCGCAGACGGCCGATGATCCTACCGATCATCATGGAAGTATAA